A genomic segment from Nodosilinea sp. PGN35 encodes:
- a CDS encoding UPF0175 family protein, translated as MSLQLTIEYPESLPDALGSTREEFEQEAKWAMAVKLFELNRLSSGMAASLLGVDRVTFLLKLADYGVPMIDLTEEELLSEVANL; from the coding sequence ATGTCCCTACAACTCACTATCGAGTATCCAGAGTCTCTACCCGACGCCTTGGGCAGCACCCGTGAAGAATTTGAGCAGGAAGCCAAATGGGCGATGGCCGTCAAACTTTTTGAACTGAATCGACTCTCCTCCGGCATGGCCGCATCCCTGCTGGGGGTTGACCGGGTCACCTTCCTGCTCAAGCTTGCCGACTACGGTGTCCCTATGATCGATTTAACCGAAGAGGAACTACTGTCAGAGGTTGCTAACCTCTAA
- a CDS encoding DUF433 domain-containing protein: MNAKLVESLVQAIESLPPEDYALFQEQLTTRSVQKTPGVCGGHARIRSTRIPIWTLISLQHQGADDNELLHNFPSLTPFDLTVARAYYANHTEEIDSAIADLHEDDLDG; this comes from the coding sequence ATGAATGCCAAACTTGTCGAATCTCTTGTGCAGGCGATCGAGTCCTTACCCCCCGAGGACTATGCCCTGTTTCAAGAACAGCTCACCACCCGCAGCGTGCAGAAAACACCAGGGGTTTGCGGAGGCCATGCCCGCATTCGCAGTACCCGCATCCCCATCTGGACGCTGATCTCCCTCCAACACCAGGGAGCCGACGACAACGAGCTGCTGCACAACTTTCCTAGCCTCACCCCTTTTGATCTGACCGTAGCACGGGCTTACTATGCCAACCATACCGAGGAGATCGACAGTGCGATCGCCGACCTCCACGAGGACGACCTGGATGGCTAG